The genomic region CACGCGAACGGGCACTCCGGTTTTCCCCCTCTTCGAGCATCGTGCGGACGGCGTCTGCGCCGGGCATCGGGTCGGGGGCCCGGGCTCTCTCGCCCCCGTCCCGGGGAACGGAACGGATGCCTCGACCCGGCCACCTACCTGATCTACGTAATGCCCCAATTCCCCCCACGGTAGCCCGGTCCGGCGGTGCGGCGACGGGTGCTCCCCGCTCGACGGGCAGCCGGATTCGGGGCCTCCACCCCCTTCCGAGATCGTGATCCCCTCCCTTCGGAGGGGGGGTATCGACCGAATGAGGGATGAGTTCCACCGGAAGAACCAAGGGCGCGTTCCGTCCGAGGGGAACCCATCACTCGACTTAACTGCTAGAGGAGGGATCCGGACGTGGGATCGATTCGCGTGATGGTCATCGATGATATGACCCTGGTGCGGCAGGGGATCGAGAGCCTGTTGAGGGGTCGGAACTCCGTGGAGATCATCGGAGAGGCGTCCGATGTGCAAGCGGCCCTCGGGGCGCTCACCCAATTGGAGCCGGATGTCATCCTCCTCGATCAGGATATGCCGGGTCTGGACACCCCCGAAGCGGTGCTCCTCCTGAAGCGGCAACGCCCCCAGGTGGAAGTGATCGTGCTCTCGGAGAGCTCGGACGAGGAGCGGGCGTTCCGGGCGCTTGAAGCGGGGGCCAGCGGCTACGTGCTCAAGGACATCAGTCCGGACAATCTCGTCCGGGCGATTCACGGTGTGTGCGACGGTCGAACCATGACCCACCCCTATATCACCCGTCAACTGATCGAACGATTTCGCCTCCTGATGCGCGAGCGGACGAACCACCGAGACGGCGCGCACTTTGCCGGCCTGACGAGCCGCGAGCTCGGCATCATCGTCGAGATGGCCAAGGGATCCACGGACCGTGAGATTGCGAAGAAAGCCTGCCTGGGCGAATCGACGGTGAAGAGCCATATCCGTTCGATCCTGCGCAAGATCGGGGCCCGCAACCGAACCCAAGCCGTGGCCTACATTCTGCGAAAGGGGATCATGCGATAACGCCCCCACCGGCACGTCCAAGCGCGGAGGAGAGGTCAGTGAGCACGAGCGAACCGATTCGCGAAACAGAGGAGATCAGCCTCCAGGCTCGACTGTGCAACGGCAGCCGCTACCACGCCGTCGGGGACCTGCTGACCTACCGGTCCGGGCTCTGGATGGTCAAGGGGCTGTTCTTCGGCATCACCTCTTCCGGTGAACGAGAGCTTTACTACATCCTCGCCGAGGCGACAGCCACGGCGGAGCAGTCCAACGACGCGTGAACTCACAGCGAGGTGAGAAATGAGTACGGCATCTCTTTACCAACGGGCGCGGCGGATCCGTGGGACCACGGCCATCCTGCTCGTGCTCGCGATGGCGTTGACGGGTGTCACCCTGCCCGCCCGAGCGCAGAGTCAGGAGTACGTGGTCCGGCCCGGAGACGTGCTGGATATCCTTGTGGTCGGCGAGCCGGATTTCAGCCATCAAGTGAACGTGACGCCCGACGGCAACATCTTTCTGCCGTTGGTGGGCAACGTTCCGGTTCAAGGCCTCACGACCGTGCAGATCGAGGCCCGCTTGGCCACCGCCCTGGCGCGGTTCGTGAAAACCCCCAAGGTGATGGTCACCTATGAAAAAACGGGGACGACGGGGCAGTTCGTGTACGTGCTCGGGCAGATCACCCGCCCGGGCGGGTACGACTACCGCCAAGGGACCACGGTCGCCGAGCTGCTGGCGACCTCCGGCGGCCCCACGCCGCAGGCCGCGCTGGGCAAGGCGCTGATCCTCCACCGCACCGCGGCGAACCCGGTCAACCTTCAAAAATTGCTGATCGGGGACACCTCGCAGAACGCCATCCTCCAACCCGGTGATGTGTTGGTCATTCCTGACAACACCACGCGCGTGCTCGTGCTCGGCCAGGTCGACAAACCCGGCTACGTGAGCCTGAAGGACGGCGAAGATCACGTGCTCGATGTCGTGGTCCAGGCGGGCGGCCCCACACTGAAGGCGGCGCCGGATCGGATTCGCATCCTCCGGAACGGCCAGCCGGTCAGCACC from bacterium harbors:
- a CDS encoding response regulator transcription factor, coding for MGSIRVMVIDDMTLVRQGIESLLRGRNSVEIIGEASDVQAALGALTQLEPDVILLDQDMPGLDTPEAVLLLKRQRPQVEVIVLSESSDEERAFRALEAGASGYVLKDISPDNLVRAIHGVCDGRTMTHPYITRQLIERFRLLMRERTNHRDGAHFAGLTSRELGIIVEMAKGSTDREIAKKACLGESTVKSHIRSILRKIGARNRTQAVAYILRKGIMR
- a CDS encoding SLBB domain-containing protein, with the protein product MSTASLYQRARRIRGTTAILLVLAMALTGVTLPARAQSQEYVVRPGDVLDILVVGEPDFSHQVNVTPDGNIFLPLVGNVPVQGLTTVQIEARLATALARFVKTPKVMVTYEKTGTTGQFVYVLGQITRPGGYDYRQGTTVAELLATSGGPTPQAALGKALILHRTAANPVNLQKLLIGDTSQNAILQPGDVLVIPDNTTRVLVLGQVDKPGYVSLKDGEDHVLDVVVQAGGPTLKAAPDRIRILRNGQPVSTDLEAFLREGKPELNPQIQPGDIVVMPETDRRVIVLGQVVKPGPIDLGDTFPRTVMDAISAAGGPANLSKLTTVYVIRQDGGTKPTAITLDLWKYLHEGGPNQNIELKPGDVVFVPASPLVSLQAVVNILSGLNLLRVLVGLPCNGC